In [Clostridium] cellulosi, one genomic interval encodes:
- a CDS encoding pseudouridine synthase (High confidence in function and specificity) yields the protein MNKKPMRLQKYIAACGTASRRKAEELIINGKVTVNGHPAQIGMNVIPGKDIVVVNGTRINLPREKVYIALNKPRGYVTTMSDELGRKCITELIKDVGTRVFPIGRLDKDSEGLLLLTDDGDFANALMHPSKHVPKIYHVSVRPAITEDKLIKIETGIELDGVMTAPAKARVLHQYPDKSVVEITLYEGRNREIRRMCEQLGLEVARLSRVGVGNVKLGGLKPGTWRELGEKEVSSLKRAAGLIKRK from the coding sequence ATGAACAAAAAACCAATGCGTCTTCAAAAATATATAGCGGCATGCGGCACTGCTTCAAGGCGAAAAGCCGAAGAACTTATAATAAACGGCAAGGTAACTGTAAACGGCCATCCAGCCCAAATTGGCATGAATGTTATTCCCGGAAAAGATATCGTTGTTGTCAACGGCACTCGTATTAATTTGCCGCGCGAAAAGGTCTACATAGCCCTGAATAAGCCGCGCGGCTATGTAACAACCATGAGTGATGAGTTGGGGCGCAAGTGTATTACGGAACTAATCAAAGATGTCGGGACAAGGGTATTCCCGATAGGTAGGCTCGACAAAGACTCTGAGGGCTTGTTGCTTTTGACAGATGACGGGGATTTTGCCAATGCTCTTATGCATCCAAGCAAGCATGTACCGAAAATTTATCATGTTTCTGTGCGCCCGGCTATTACTGAAGACAAGCTAATCAAAATCGAAACGGGCATAGAGCTTGATGGGGTAATGACTGCCCCAGCAAAGGCAAGAGTACTTCACCAATATCCTGACAAATCAGTCGTTGAGATTACATTGTATGAGGGCCGAAACCGTGAGATCCGGCGCATGTGTGAACAATTGGGACTTGAGGTTGCCAGACTTTCACGCGTTGGCGTAGGAAATGTAAAACTCGGCGGATTAAAACCGGGAACATGGCGCGAGCTTGGAGAAAAAGAAGTAAGTTCCCTTAAACGTGCCGCAGGGCTTATCAAAAGAAAATAA
- a CDS encoding uracil phosphoribosyltransferase (High confidence in function and specificity), with product MREKAEIMDEKAIFRAVARIAYEIVERNHGAQDLCIIGIKRRGAVLAKLIAEKIYEVEKISVKLGYLDITPFRDDLNSSQLPNEESEIPFDVVNQNVVLVDDVIYTGRSVRAAIDAIMKKGRPKRIQLAVLVDRGHRELPIRADFVGKNVPTSRNESVEVMVTEYDGVNRVAIFDNGGEDDEYRVS from the coding sequence ATGCGCGAAAAGGCGGAAATAATGGATGAAAAAGCAATATTCAGAGCAGTTGCGCGCATAGCATACGAAATCGTTGAAAGAAATCATGGTGCACAAGATCTTTGCATTATAGGCATAAAAAGACGCGGTGCAGTATTAGCAAAACTTATCGCCGAAAAGATTTATGAAGTTGAAAAGATATCAGTTAAACTTGGGTACTTGGATATTACGCCTTTCAGAGATGATTTAAACTCATCACAGCTTCCAAATGAAGAGAGCGAAATTCCATTTGATGTCGTCAATCAAAATGTTGTACTTGTTGACGACGTTATATATACAGGCAGAAGTGTTCGTGCGGCAATAGATGCAATTATGAAGAAGGGAAGACCAAAACGTATACAACTTGCGGTTTTGGTTGATAGAGGACATAGAGAATTACCAATCAGGGCTGACTTTGTAGGGAAAAACGTCCCAACTTCGAGAAACGAATCAGTAGAAGTTATGGTAACCGAGTATGACGGTGTGAACCGCGTTGCGATATTTGACAATGGAGGAGAGGACGATGAATACAGAGTCAGCTGA
- the pyrC gene encoding Dihydroorotase (High confidence in function and specificity), with the protein MNTESADLLLIKNCRLFDKECDILCSNGYIREMSQGINAKGATIIDASGLYAAPGIVDMHVHLRDPGQTYKEDILTGCAAAAAGGVTSIAAMPNTVPVCDNPEIIEYVKEKSKSTGVHVYPIAAVTKGQNGQELCDFESLKNAGAVAFSDDGKPVENAGLMLEAMKRAHKAGSIVISHCEDSSLAGGIINEGEASKKLNVKGIPNSAEAVQAAREAILSLTSGLPVHIAHVSAAETVEVIREAKKRGAKITAETCPHYICLDESKTLTRDADFRMNPPLRTKKDVEAVIKGLRDGTIDVIATDHAPHTSFEKSDFENAPNGVVGLETSLAVCITYLVKPGILTLKELFEKMSVNPAKILGIKAGTLAIGAKADVVLFDPEEKFLVLPIKLHSKSHNTPFKGMTLYGRVKYTISDGKVIYKA; encoded by the coding sequence ATGAATACAGAGTCAGCTGACTTACTGCTCATAAAAAATTGCCGCTTGTTTGATAAAGAATGCGATATACTTTGCTCCAACGGTTATATAAGGGAAATGTCTCAGGGGATAAATGCAAAGGGTGCGACTATAATTGACGCCAGCGGGCTTTATGCTGCACCTGGAATTGTAGATATGCATGTTCATCTCAGAGATCCCGGTCAAACGTATAAAGAAGACATTTTGACCGGTTGTGCGGCCGCAGCCGCAGGCGGAGTAACGTCAATCGCTGCCATGCCAAATACGGTTCCGGTCTGCGACAACCCTGAGATTATTGAATATGTCAAAGAAAAATCAAAAAGTACCGGAGTTCATGTGTATCCTATAGCAGCAGTCACAAAGGGGCAGAATGGTCAGGAACTCTGTGATTTTGAAAGCCTTAAAAATGCGGGCGCGGTTGCTTTCTCAGATGACGGAAAGCCTGTTGAAAATGCCGGTTTGATGCTCGAGGCTATGAAGCGAGCTCATAAAGCTGGCTCTATTGTAATCTCCCACTGTGAGGATTCATCACTTGCCGGTGGCATAATCAATGAGGGTGAAGCGTCAAAAAAGCTCAATGTCAAAGGAATCCCTAATTCGGCAGAGGCAGTTCAAGCAGCACGTGAGGCAATCCTCTCATTGACAAGCGGCCTGCCGGTGCATATAGCTCATGTGAGCGCCGCAGAAACAGTTGAAGTCATAAGAGAGGCTAAAAAGCGCGGCGCCAAGATAACAGCGGAAACATGTCCTCATTATATCTGCCTTGATGAAAGCAAAACACTTACCCGCGACGCAGATTTCCGGATGAATCCACCATTGCGGACAAAAAAAGACGTTGAGGCAGTTATAAAAGGGCTGCGGGACGGCACGATAGATGTTATCGCCACCGACCACGCTCCACATACATCTTTTGAAAAGTCAGACTTTGAAAATGCTCCGAACGGGGTAGTGGGGCTTGAAACATCACTTGCTGTATGTATAACTTATCTCGTAAAACCCGGCATTCTGACGCTGAAAGAGCTTTTTGAGAAGATGTCGGTTAATCCCGCAAAAATACTCGGAATCAAAGCGGGAACGCTGGCTATCGGCGCAAAAGCTGATGTAGTGCTGTTTGACCCAGAAGAAAAATTTCTTGTGTTGCCTATAAAGCTTCATTCAAAATCACATAATACACCGTTTAAAGGGATGACACTTTACGGACGCGTAAAATACACGATATCTGACGGAAAAGTAATATACAAGGCATAA